In Meleagris gallopavo isolate NT-WF06-2002-E0010 breed Aviagen turkey brand Nicholas breeding stock chromosome 3, Turkey_5.1, whole genome shotgun sequence, one DNA window encodes the following:
- the NHLRC1 gene encoding E3 ubiquitin-protein ligase NHLRC1 → MTVCSDDFIEPLRGILAVREGFCLPWGLGATPECDVMVTDAEAGALYRLTADFGRGRLKQCQLVRSKLTSPRGVAVCPSSGAVVVIEHLKTKGPSGCSTRMKIFSADMTLIGQMDSFGLNLVFPSKIYTTAVAFDKEGCIVVTDVCSQAVICLGKPEEFPVFNPLVSHGLSYPVGLTYTANNSLVVLDSGDHSVKIYSCA, encoded by the exons ATGACTGTATGTTCTGATGatttcatagaaccattaag GGGGATTCTGGCCGTGCGAGAAGGATTCTGCCTGCCGTGGGGTCTGGGGGCCACCCCCGAGTGCGACGTGATGGTGACGGACGCCGAGGCCGGAGCTCTGTACCGCCTGACGGCCGACTTCGGCAGGGGGCGGCTGAAGCAGTGCCAGCTGGTGCGCTCCAAGCTGACCAGCCCCAGAGGGGTGGCCGTCTGCCCGAGCTCGGGTGCCGTGGTGGTGATAGAGCACCTGAAGACTAAAGGACCGAGCGGCTGCAGCACCCGAATGAAGATATTCAGTGCAGACATGACTCTCATTGGCCAGATGGATAGCTTTGGGCTGAACCTCGTTTTCCCCTCCAAAATATATACCACGGCTGTGGCCTTTGACAAAGAGGGCTGCATCGTGGTGACCGATGTCTGCAGTCAGGCTGTGATATGCCTGGGGAAACCTGAGGAGTTCCCTGTCTTTAACCCGCTTGTAAGCCACGGGCTTTCTTATCCCGTAGGACTAACTTACACAGCAAACAACTCCCTCGTTGTTTTAGACAGCGGTGATCATTCAGTGAAAATATATAGCTGTGCCTGA